The proteins below come from a single Burkholderia sp. PAMC 26561 genomic window:
- a CDS encoding aspartate carbamoyltransferase, whose amino-acid sequence MHLQQQTLLRDAMRRLNMTRDAFANRIGVARRALDTWLLPDESAESRAMPEIASRYVMEILERTPTDDEYTQRVQSPSILHEGRPHLLSVDQFSRDSVEALFRVADTMQPIARRQKITRVLEGAVLANLFFEASTRTRVSFGAAFCRLGGSVCDTTGFTFSSMAKGESIYDTSRVISGYADALVVRHPEKGSVAEFARATNVPVINAGDGPGEHPSQALLDLYTVQREFSRVGKIVDGSHIAMVGDLKYGRTVHSLAKLLALYRGLKFTLISPASLEMPTSILDQITRGDHVVEQTSDLHAGLKGADVVYATRIQKERFADESIEGYTPDFQINQALVESVCGPDTLIMHPLPRDGRPGANDLSVDLNHDPRLAIFRQTDNGIPVRMAIFAVLLGVEGQVQHSMRDAAWRAPAYIGPDDAVFNGID is encoded by the coding sequence ATGCATCTGCAACAACAAACTCTGCTTCGGGACGCCATGCGGCGGCTCAACATGACGCGCGATGCATTTGCAAACCGGATTGGCGTGGCGCGACGGGCACTGGATACATGGCTGCTTCCGGACGAATCCGCTGAATCGCGCGCCATGCCGGAGATCGCCAGCCGCTACGTCATGGAGATCCTGGAGCGAACGCCCACTGACGATGAGTATACGCAACGCGTACAGTCACCTTCCATTCTGCACGAGGGACGACCGCACCTGCTTTCCGTCGATCAGTTTTCGCGCGATTCCGTCGAAGCGCTGTTCCGGGTCGCGGACACCATGCAACCCATCGCGCGGCGTCAAAAAATCACGCGCGTCCTGGAAGGCGCAGTGCTCGCGAACCTGTTTTTCGAAGCCAGCACCCGCACACGTGTGAGTTTCGGCGCGGCGTTCTGCCGGCTGGGCGGTTCGGTATGCGACACGACGGGCTTCACCTTTTCATCGATGGCAAAAGGCGAGTCCATCTATGACACCAGCCGCGTGATCAGCGGCTATGCGGACGCGCTCGTCGTGCGCCATCCCGAGAAAGGATCGGTGGCTGAATTCGCACGCGCGACCAACGTTCCCGTGATCAACGCAGGCGATGGCCCCGGCGAGCATCCGAGCCAGGCGCTGCTCGATCTCTACACGGTCCAGCGCGAGTTTTCACGCGTGGGGAAGATTGTCGACGGCTCGCATATCGCAATGGTCGGCGACCTCAAATACGGCCGCACCGTGCATTCGCTCGCGAAGCTGCTGGCGCTGTATCGCGGACTGAAATTTACGTTGATCTCGCCGGCATCGCTCGAAATGCCCACGTCCATCCTCGATCAGATCACGCGCGGCGATCATGTGGTCGAGCAGACGAGCGACCTGCACGCAGGTCTCAAAGGCGCGGACGTGGTGTATGCAACGCGCATTCAGAAAGAGCGCTTCGCCGATGAATCCATCGAAGGTTACACGCCTGATTTCCAGATCAATCAGGCCCTGGTCGAAAGCGTGTGCGGGCCTGACACGTTGATCATGCACCCGCTGCCGCGTGACGGCCGTCCCGGCGCCAACGATCTCAGCGTCGACCTCAACCACGATCCGAGGCTTGCGATCTTCCGTCAAACGGATAACGGCATCCCCGTGCGCATGGCGATTTTCGCGGTGTTGCTCGGCGTGGAAGGACAGGTCCAGCACTCGATGCGCGATGCTGCTTGGCGAGCACCCGCGTATATCGGTCCTGACGATGCGGTCTTCAACGGCATCGACTAA
- a CDS encoding secondary thiamine-phosphate synthase enzyme YjbQ: MKQALHHLGVTTRTRGLHEITRDIRSWIDQQGIQTGLLTVFLRHTSASLLIQENADPDVRTDLEQFFADIAPEEPGRYVHDAEGPDDMPAHLRTALTQVQLSIPVSAGRMVLGTWQGIYLFEHRRVSHRREVVLHLFGE; the protein is encoded by the coding sequence ATGAAACAGGCGCTCCACCATCTGGGCGTGACCACGCGCACGCGCGGTCTGCACGAAATCACCCGCGACATTCGCAGCTGGATTGACCAGCAAGGCATCCAGACCGGGCTGCTGACAGTGTTCCTCCGACATACATCGGCGTCACTGCTGATACAGGAAAACGCCGATCCCGACGTGCGCACCGACCTCGAACAATTCTTCGCGGACATTGCGCCGGAAGAGCCGGGCCGTTATGTACACGACGCGGAAGGCCCCGACGACATGCCCGCGCATCTTAGAACGGCGCTCACCCAAGTCCAGCTTTCCATACCGGTGAGCGCGGGCCGCATGGTTCTCGGCACCTGGCAGGGCATCTACCTGTTCGAACACCGCCGCGTTTCACATAGACGCGAGGTCGTGTTGCACCTTTTCGGCGAGTGA